In Longimicrobium sp., the following proteins share a genomic window:
- a CDS encoding tetratricopeptide repeat protein, whose translation MIVAAAPDPEKAWDSSSSYATIDKRILTPENVEQSLDAAESALRDYVSMLHDGLRPAFRSYFAGDAEGAARHLLVLGEQHEGVGRARGAEQCYKAALMMSLPLADKSLQVLALRRMGRVALALAHLPEATSYYERSAELARDSGDVRAEVAARTGVGNVRMYQGRWPDAERIYREALDLAQTVDSSDATLELGQLYNNLGSATTRTGELDEAEQWLERALAVWEEVKSPIDQGVCLMNLGHLRENQERLAETQEAYEAALALPVPTSFKSLAAADLADIYLKEGFVTRAEEMARVAEEHAIAASSPYSLAYMYRNRGNLARARGHEDGFTFYEKALEIARAKGYPSLEADTLADYAELRRVTGGVEEAEAYLERARDIFAQLGASQNAARVQRSLDALRSGIEVSVAAAGD comes from the coding sequence ATGATCGTGGCCGCCGCGCCCGATCCCGAGAAAGCGTGGGATAGCTCGAGTTCGTACGCGACCATCGACAAGCGAATCCTCACGCCCGAGAACGTCGAGCAGTCGCTCGATGCTGCTGAAAGTGCGTTGCGGGATTACGTGTCGATGCTCCACGACGGCCTCCGACCGGCGTTCCGCAGCTATTTCGCCGGTGACGCGGAGGGAGCCGCGCGCCACCTCCTCGTCCTCGGTGAGCAGCACGAAGGCGTCGGCCGGGCCAGGGGGGCCGAGCAGTGCTACAAGGCAGCGCTCATGATGTCGCTGCCGCTGGCCGACAAGTCCCTCCAGGTGCTCGCGTTGCGGCGGATGGGGCGCGTAGCCCTCGCGCTGGCGCATCTGCCCGAAGCCACGTCGTACTACGAGCGCAGCGCCGAGCTGGCGCGCGATTCCGGCGACGTGCGCGCCGAGGTCGCGGCCCGAACGGGCGTCGGCAACGTGCGCATGTACCAGGGCCGCTGGCCCGATGCGGAGCGCATCTACCGTGAGGCCCTCGACCTCGCGCAGACCGTCGATTCCTCCGACGCCACCCTGGAGCTGGGGCAGCTGTACAACAACCTGGGGAGCGCGACCACGCGTACCGGCGAGCTGGACGAGGCCGAGCAGTGGCTGGAGCGGGCCCTCGCGGTGTGGGAAGAGGTGAAGTCGCCGATCGACCAGGGGGTGTGCCTGATGAACCTGGGGCACCTTCGCGAGAACCAGGAGCGGCTTGCGGAAACGCAGGAGGCGTACGAGGCGGCGCTCGCGCTGCCGGTGCCCACCTCGTTCAAGTCGCTCGCGGCGGCGGACCTCGCGGACATCTACCTCAAGGAAGGCTTCGTCACCCGGGCCGAGGAGATGGCGCGCGTGGCCGAGGAGCACGCGATCGCGGCGTCTTCTCCGTACTCGCTGGCCTACATGTACCGGAACCGCGGCAACCTGGCGCGAGCCCGCGGGCACGAGGACGGCTTCACGTTCTACGAGAAGGCCCTGGAGATCGCCCGCGCGAAGGGGTATCCCTCCCTGGAGGCGGACACACTGGCGGATTACGCCGAGCTTCGGCGCGTCACGGGCGGTGTGGAAGAGGCCGAGGCATACCTGGAGCGCGCGCGCGACATCTTCGCCCAGCTCGGGGCGTCGCAGAACGCGGCGCGCGTGCAGCGGAGTCTCGACGCGCTGCGATCGGGGATCGAGGTTTCCGTGGCGGCCGCGGGCGATTAG
- a CDS encoding sigma-54 dependent transcriptional regulator codes for MKVLLLDADRSLGRTLEPELDDAELHAASSLSDGLRLIASRSWDLILLDADFSGAGMELLGRLHGDGGMAPVVLLSSQPTMDLAMEAIRHGAHDVLPKPLPRGRVREILVGIEEIKRLRPLPEVISPDGTTIVGASSQMMGVFKSVARAATSDATVLVLGESGTGKEMVARVLHSRSNRSRGPFVAINCAAIPENLLESELFGHEKGAFTGAIGRRIGRFERANGGTLFLDEIGDMSMALQSKILRAIQEREVERVGGGSPVSIDVRIVAATNRDLAQAVREGKFREDLYYRLAVVTVMLPPLRQRGDDLDLLSLHFFAHYAREHARPIRAVAEEVFNVMHRHPWPGNVRQLRNAAERAVVMADGEILLPQHLPTDILNPPEAAADGDGGGQDAAEPPMVTLEEMEKRMIRRALRETANNVTVAAERLGIHRNTLRRKIQDYGLGQG; via the coding sequence TTGAAGGTACTGCTTCTCGACGCTGACCGCAGCCTTGGTCGAACGCTCGAACCGGAGCTGGACGACGCGGAGCTCCACGCCGCGTCGTCGCTTTCGGATGGGCTGCGCCTGATCGCGTCGAGATCGTGGGACCTGATCCTCCTGGACGCCGATTTTTCGGGCGCGGGAATGGAGCTGCTGGGCCGGCTGCACGGCGACGGGGGCATGGCGCCGGTGGTGCTGCTTTCGTCGCAGCCGACGATGGACCTGGCCATGGAGGCCATCCGGCACGGGGCGCACGACGTGCTTCCCAAGCCGCTGCCGCGCGGCCGGGTGCGCGAGATCCTGGTGGGGATCGAGGAGATCAAGCGGCTGCGCCCGCTCCCCGAGGTCATCAGCCCGGACGGCACCACCATCGTGGGCGCCAGCTCGCAGATGATGGGCGTGTTCAAGTCGGTGGCGCGCGCCGCCACCAGCGACGCCACCGTGCTGGTGCTGGGCGAAAGCGGTACCGGCAAGGAAATGGTGGCCCGCGTGCTCCACTCCCGCTCCAACCGGTCGCGCGGGCCCTTCGTGGCCATCAACTGCGCCGCCATCCCCGAGAACCTGCTGGAAAGCGAGCTGTTCGGCCACGAGAAGGGCGCGTTCACGGGCGCCATCGGCCGGCGGATCGGGCGCTTCGAGCGGGCGAACGGCGGCACGCTCTTCCTGGACGAGATCGGCGACATGTCGATGGCGCTGCAGAGCAAGATCCTGCGGGCCATCCAGGAGCGCGAGGTGGAGCGGGTGGGCGGCGGATCGCCGGTGTCCATCGACGTGCGCATCGTGGCGGCCACCAACCGCGACCTGGCGCAGGCGGTGCGGGAGGGCAAGTTCCGCGAAGACCTGTACTACCGACTGGCGGTGGTCACGGTGATGCTTCCGCCGCTGCGCCAGCGCGGCGACGACCTGGACCTGCTCTCCCTGCACTTCTTCGCCCATTACGCACGAGAGCACGCGCGCCCCATTCGCGCCGTAGCGGAAGAAGTGTTCAACGTGATGCACCGCCATCCCTGGCCGGGCAACGTCCGGCAGCTGCGGAACGCGGCCGAGCGGGCGGTGGTGATGGCGGATGGCGAGATCCTGCTTCCGCAGCACCTGCCGACGGACATCCTGAACCCGCCGGAGGCCGCGGCGGACGGCGACGGCGGCGGGCAGGACGCGGCCGAGCCGCCCATGGTGACGCTGGAAGAGATGGAAAAGCGGATGATCCGCCGCGCGCTGCGCGAAACCGCCAACAACGTGACGGTGGCGGCCGAGCGGCTGGGAATTCACCGGAACACGCTCCGGCGAAAGATCCAGGACTACGGGCTGGGGCAGGGCTGA